The nucleotide window AGCTTTCACACTGTCATCTTTGTACCACGAAAGCAAATACAAAGGcagcttaaaaaaaatgacagcgGTTTTGAATTTAGCTTGGTTGGAAGAATACTTGCCTAACAAGCTCAGGGCATTGGGCTCCGTCCTCAGCTGGGGTGGGGCCAGGGATAGATAACACCTTAAGAAATAGTTCTCACTTAGTAGACAGCACGAATGGGTCTTGAGGCACTCCTGGGGTTTACCTCACTGCATTTGAGAGCTCTCTGTGTTACAACCTTTAGGATAACTTAGCAATAGTGATATGATTGTTTTTTAGCTTTGTATCGGTGGAGATATCTAATAAGTAAATTCCAGTCCTGAGACTCCATTtgggttcttttttaaattaaaaaaaaaaaaaatctacatttattTGTAGGTGTAGGTGTGAGTgggtgtgcacacgtgtgcaaaagtgcacatgtggaggacagaggatgaCTCTCCTCACTGTGTTGTTCCCAGGGATCAGACTCATATCATTAGGCTTGATGGCatgtgccttcacccactgagccctaAGCGCTTCCTCATTGCACATTTTAGACAATGATTCTGCAACTTCAGAGGCTGATGCTGAAATTGCCGCCAAGACCAATGGAAGAGGGAGCCCTGGGGAGCAGCCAGCCAGTCCTGTCCAGTTCATCAACAGCTCGGAGACAGGGGACTCGGGTCGCTCCACTCTTCAGAGGTATTTGTGTCGGAGCCGAGCATTCCCTGTGTGCTGACCGAAATCCCGAATTTGAAGCCCTGGCCCTTTACAGTCTTCCTCTTTATTTCCATGCTGCCTGAGTTCCCACCTCTTACCGAGCTAATGTGAGTGGGTGGATAGGCGCACACTAATTTTACTTCTTGGTTCCGTTCTTCTGAGCCCTTCTACAGGTAGGCTAATTAGGGTCTTGCTTTTCCAGTTACTATGTTTCTGTTTGAGTATGAATTTTGTCCTGTCTACTGAAGCTCATGTTGTCCCATCTGGAGTAAGACAGACACAGTGCCACAGAATGCTCTGGCATGGGACAGGCACAGAAGAGACTCACAGCAGCCATTGGCATTTATTCCAGAACTGCACATGGCTCTTTCTTTGTATGTACAATGACTTTATTCCTCACGTTACTTCTCACAAACATCAACTGTTGATTCTAAGACTGGCGCTGGTTTCAGCATGTGTCCATCCCATCTCCTCACAAAACAATTCTGCTAGAGAAATCTCTAGCAGAAGAAGTACCATCACCGGTGCCactgtgtttctattttcataGCTATTTTTGTGAAGGGGCTATAGAAAAATACATGTAAGAGGATTTaggtagggctggggagatggctcagcagttaagagcatttgctgctcttgcagaggacctgggttcaattcccagcacccacattgcagctcaaaacagtcttctgacttctgagggaCTTCTGCAAACATGAggtgcacacacacgtacacccaGTGATAcacacataggtacacacacacacacacacacacacacacacacacacacacacacacccacccaagtgcacatgcatacacagaaagaaagattaaaaagaagagaTATAGGCTACCAGTGCTTCCTCAGAGGGGGTAGGTTCCTATCAGATAAGTGTTCTTCTCCTTTGCTTCATTGAAATACACACTGTGTAGCATGGAATCATAGTGTTTGTTGGATTTAAATGTGGATAGTGAAGTCCTGTGGTGGGAGAGGAACAAGGCAACACACAGTCTGGTTCAGCAGCACCCTAACATGCCCTAGAGTGATCGATAGCCTCTTCCCACTTCCTTACCGACACTTTGTCACTTGCCATTTTGCTCATGGGACCTGGTCTTCTTCGTCCTCTGCTGTTCTGCACTTTCTTTATGACATGAAGATGGTAGCTCATGTCTAATGCTCTTAGACACAGGACTGTCAGTGATGAGCCCCttatttaatcccagctctttctTCCCTTGTCTCATTATATGAGTGAGACATAACTCTGAAAGCCTCTTCAGGCTCATCATCTGCCTGTAGAAATTGGAAGTAAGTGCAGATAACTATTGAAAATAAGGTTCAGTGTCCATGCCGGGTAGGCCGTTGTGTAAGTACAGTCACGCATCACATAATGACAGGGCATTCCGAGAAATGTGTCCTTAGATGATTTTCTTCCACGATGGAGTATCAGAGAGTGTAGTTAACAAACTAAAAAGGCTCCTCCATCACTCTGAAGGCCGTCTTAAGGAAGTGCCATCACATTCTGTTTGCATGTGACTGGAATGTCTTCACATGGTCCGAATGTGAAGCATGTAAAACACTATCGGTACTTTATATTGTGTTTAATATGCATATAAATCCTTTGCATTTTTCTTGTCCTGCAAACCTTATTCTCTGctcatttattctgttttcttactCCTTCCATCCTATTGGGTTAACtatcccctctttctttctctaaatgTTGCCTGTGTTGCTGAAGGCAGCATGTGTCCTATACTTTCTACCCCTCAGCCCTCTAGCAACTTAACATGCATTCTCTGAGGATAATGATGAATACACACCAACTCCTTCTTGGGCTCCAGTATGGTAGAATAACATCCGCACAGCCCTGCCTTCTGGAAAAAAATGAGGCACTCTGCCCATTTAGCTTTTCTTGGGGGTCCCCTTGAGAAGACATGAAGCCCTCATCTCACCATTCTGCAGAGACACATTTGACCTTTCAACCTCCCACCCTGACTAGTTTCTGATGACCTATTTTTTCCTGCTTACAGCGTCATCAGTGGCGTTGGGGAACTGGATGTAGACAAAGGACTAGTAAAACAAGAAGAGCCCAGTGGTAAAGACAAGCCTTATCCGGACTGCCCCTTCCTGCTGCTAGATGTGCGGGACAAAGACTCTTATCAGCAGTGCCACATTGTCGGGGgtaagagaggaggaggaggagagcctcTCAGTCCCAGGAGCGGAATCTAGCCTTGTTCCGGGGAAGCGTAATACTAGCACAGGTCAGCAGTCAGAGAAACTGTCTGTGCTGGCTCCATCACGGAAGCCCTGGGAGTGAGCACCACCACATCCTCCAGACAGGCTGAGCGTGTTCTCCGGAGCTCACAGGCCTACTGCACAGTGCACTGAGCAGGGAAGCTATGGGCTCCTTTGTTCATGGCACCCTCTCTCCTTCATGTTTGATGAAGAACTTAGGTGTATTTTGTTTATGGCTCACCGACTTTGAAAGTATATTTACCTCGTAGACTGTGAGCCAGCTGGGAAGTGGGGCCAGACTGTAAGAGAGCTCAAGGCTCCTAATCTTGTTCTTCTCTTATAGCTTACAGTTACCCAATTGCAACTCTATCCAGGACAATGAACCCCTATTCAAACGATATTCTTGAGTATGTATCCTTTGTTGTATTTTAAGGAGTTGGATATTATCAGGATCTTAAGACTCAAACTTATCATGAACCATTTGTGAAAACTGCAGAGGACCTTTGACACGAACCAGGTTGGTGTATTTTAGATTTTAGGTTCCTAGCAGCTGCTGAGTGACCTAACTGTTAAGACAGATCCTTTTCAGTCCTGCTTTACTGTGCCAGAAAATACTAGGTTAAGGGGATTCAGTTGGTCGAGAGTTGGCTCTGAGACTGGTTCCTCTAGAAAGCTTGTCCAAATGGAACTTAAGtagtaaatatttttctgttttcattttaaatttttaattttttattcataataaccataCAAGtagaaaaatactgaaaatattaaaaagaaaactaaataccCTATTATCAGACCGTCGAGGATCAGCTCCTGTCAATGCTGGTCTGTTTTGTTCTGACTATTTCCTGTCTGTGTAATTTGGTTTATAAAATTGAAGACATACCTGCAGCTGTCATTCACAGCTGTAATTTCCCCATGTAATGGAAGCTGTCTGTGAGCTCCATTTTTGACAGTATGTAACATCTCCTTGTCAGGCTTCCTTCCTAAACTGCCCCTTTATTGTGGACTTTGAGTAGTTCTGTTGAATTATGGTAAGGAGGCCTTCAGTGGATGTCCTGGACAGAGAACGTTAAAATGGAGACTgtgctctctctttccctgcaCTTTGAAGGAGAAAGAACTAGAAGGTGGCATGGCATGTGTCAACTTGTACTGTCAGGACTTAGGTCGTGCTAGTTCCAAACACCCAACCTTAACTCGCCTCCCAGAAAAACGCTCACGGCAAGATCATCATTCTTTACGATGACGACGAGAGGCTGGCGAGCCAGGCGGCCACCACCATGTGTGAACGCGGGTTTGAAAACCTCTTCATGCTTTCTGGGGGTGAGCAAAGTTGCAGTCTGCCTTACACATCCAGTCTGCACTCAGCAGCCTTCAGACCCACACTGTCACCTCTCAGTGCTCACTGCTAGGACCTTAGCGTTGGGCAGAGAGCAAGCCGTGCTGTCTGGAAGGAGCCCGGAGTCCTGTGAGATGTCCTCTAGTTCTGTCTGCACATCTGTCTGCACGtctttgtggggtttgttttggggggaaacggggggcttcattttttttcactgtaGATTTTCTTGATTTGAGGCTTTCCTGTTTTGAGGGACAGGATCTTGCTACATTgcgccctggctggcctcaaactcttaatcttcctgcctcagcatcccgctgctaggattacaggcatggccaCCAGGTCTAGCTAGCACAATGGTTTGAATTCCTAAGATAACAGCATTGCTGCAGGGGGCTGTAAGAATGCTAAAACCTTGAGCAAAAGATTTCCTATGGAATTCTTGGCTGGCATTTCCAGTTTACACATTGACAGGGCAGTGAAGGGTGATTTCAGATCTTCAACTTGGTGATGAAGGGCTAGAAGATACACAGGCCTCTTCTCGCTCTGCTGGGGcctcactatgttaatcctgcttttTTCTCATGCTCTCCCACATCTAGGTCTGAAAGTCTTAGCTCAGAAATTCCCAGAAGGACTGGTCACTGGTGCCCTGCCAGCCTCTTGCCAGCAGGCCCTCCCTCATGCTTCTGCCCGGAAACGATCCAGCCCCAAAATGCCACCCCTGCCAGCTGAGAACAAATGGAGATTTACCCCAGAAGACTTGAAAAAGATAGAATGTTATCTGGAAGCGGACCAGGGCCTGGCAGGCAATCATAGTAAGAGCTTCTGACCTTTGCTTCTGGTGGAGCTTGAGCTGTATTTCTTTGGCTATCCCTCATCATACAAAAAGTCCCTTTATCATCCATAGCCTTAAAGTACTTGAGGTCCTCTGCATGGCGCAGGTGCTAGTGGGGCTCAGCGGTGATGGCAGAGATTAGGCATCGAGGGCAGCCGTGGAGAGTTCAGCCAGCAGCACGTGTGTCTGAGGCAGGGTGTGGGTGTCCAGATTCCTTCTTCGGAGAtctgcccttccttctctgctcttgGGTTTACTTGAAAGCCTGCCTGGAgcctcctgctctggcttcctgcctttgcctgctgctttctctccctcctcaatTGCCCCTCACCCTGTATACCCGTCTTTACCAAGGAAGAAGTGTGGGATCGACCAGATTTGTTGAGGAGAGTGAAGGGGGAGAAAAGAGACTGTGTGAGcttcaccccacccctccccttccccaacatCAAGCTGATCTCAGGGGTGAGAACTAGATCCTCACTGGCCCACAATGGAATCTGTGGAGAGCTTCGTTAGAAGTGGCCGGCTGAGCATCGTTAGCTTCAAAGTGTTCTTGGCTGATTGTCCCTGGAACCCTTCTTGCATCTCTGCCCCTCTTTCTTGCTCCCTTCAGGCCGAATGAACCAGAATAACTCCGGCGGGAGAGACTTGAAGGTGCCTGCTGGCCGCAGTGGCCAGCACCTGCCCACCGGGGGTGGCCCTGCTAGCCACTCGAATCCCCGCACACCCAACAGCGGTCACCTGCAAGGCAAACCCTGGAAGTGAAGACCTGTGTCATGTAGTCAAATAAATGTCCCCTCCTTTTGGGACCCCCAGCACTCCCAACTTGGTCATTTTCAGAACTGGTGTAGAGAAAAGCCACACTCCAGGCCAGAGCAGGTCCACTTCTCCCTGTTTGCAGCCCCCTCCCTTCACTTGGGAAGGACTTTGACAGATGACCAGAAAAACCAGAGGCTTGACAGGCTCTACTGCCCTCCCTATTGTTTACAGGATGTCCATGTCTTTGGAAATtgaataggaaaaaagaaagatactttcttttaaataagGTCCAGCCTGTTTGGTCTGTAACCAGTGTTGTTTTGTAAATAGTTCAGTCACATCTGCTGGTGTGTTCTTCCCAGCCAGCGTTTTTCATTCACTGTTGATTTCATGAAAGATTCTCCAGGTGGGCCTGGCATTGGCCCCTGTCCCTAGGGGTGCAGATGAGTCTTGGTTCCTGCAACCCATGGCCCCCACACTAGGCCAGGTGGCTGGCTGAGTCACTTAGCCTGTGTGCTGCAGGTTCtgctgggag belongs to Onychomys torridus chromosome 3, mOncTor1.1, whole genome shotgun sequence and includes:
- the Cep41 gene encoding centrosomal protein of 41 kDa isoform X2 gives rise to the protein MSESPADACPPPNPEPDYRYKKDELFKRLKVTTFAQLVIQVASLSDQTLEVTAEEIQRLEDNDSATSEADAEIAAKTNGRGSPGEQPASPVQFINSSETGDSGRSTLQSVISGVGELDVDKGLVKQEEPSGKDKPYPDCPFLLLDVRDKDSYQQCHIVGAYSYPIATLSRTMNPYSNDILEYKNAHGKIIILYDDDERLASQAATTMCERGFENLFMLSGGLKVLAQKFPEGLVTGALPASCQQALPHASARKRSSPKMPPLPAENKWRFTPEDLKKIECYLEADQGLAGNHSRMNQNNSGGRDLKVPAGRSGQHLPTGGGPASHSNPRTPNSGHLQGKPWK
- the Cep41 gene encoding centrosomal protein of 41 kDa isoform X1, coding for MSARRHIGNPEYLTRRIPQNPRYQHIKSRLDTGNSMTKYIEKLEEIKKNYRYKKDELFKRLKVTTFAQLVIQVASLSDQTLEVTAEEIQRLEDNDSATSEADAEIAAKTNGRGSPGEQPASPVQFINSSETGDSGRSTLQSVISGVGELDVDKGLVKQEEPSGKDKPYPDCPFLLLDVRDKDSYQQCHIVGAYSYPIATLSRTMNPYSNDILEYKNAHGKIIILYDDDERLASQAATTMCERGFENLFMLSGGLKVLAQKFPEGLVTGALPASCQQALPHASARKRSSPKMPPLPAENKWRFTPEDLKKIECYLEADQGLAGNHSRMNQNNSGGRDLKVPAGRSGQHLPTGGGPASHSNPRTPNSGHLQGKPWK
- the Cep41 gene encoding centrosomal protein of 41 kDa isoform X3 → MSARRHIGNPEYLTRRIPQNPRYQHIKSRLDTGNSMTKYIEKLEEIKKNYRYKKDELFKRLKVTTFAQLVIQVASLSDQTLEVTAEEIQRLEDNDSATSEADAEIAAKTNGRGSPGEQPASPVQFINSSETGDSGRSTLQSVISGVGELDVDKGLVKQEEPSGKDKPYPDCPFLLLDVRDKDSYQQCHIVGAYSYPIATLSRTMNPYSNDILEYKNAHGKIIILYDDDERLASQAATTMCERGFENLFMLSGGRMNQNNSGGRDLKVPAGRSGQHLPTGGGPASHSNPRTPNSGHLQGKPWK